The Saprospiraceae bacterium genomic interval AGCCTTTTTTCCGTGTAGCCCGCAGGGCCTGCATTTCAAATTCAGAGTGTTTTGTACGATGTGTGCATGATCAGATAAAGGTCCGAAGCCAAATTCCGGAATGGTACTGCAAAAAACAGCACAGACCGGAGCATTCACAGCAGAAGCCATATGCAGCGGTGCAGAATCGTTTACATAGTTCATCAGTGCATGTTTCATCAATGCCGCTGATTGTGGAATGCCCAGCAATCCGGATAAGTTTTGGACGCTTGTCGAAGGCTTTTTTTGCAGCACTTGTCTGCTGATGTCATTGCACAGGATTTTATCGTCCGGACCTCCCAACAGGAAAATCTGCAGATGATCCGGCAACTGGGAAAGAAAATGAATCCAGATCTCTGCGGGTAATTGTTTGGTAAACCACACGGATGCCGGCGAAACGGTGATGTAAGGCCCATTTATCGTAACCAAACTAACGAACGTTTGTAAATCTGGAACATACATCTTTGGCAATGCAGGCTTCAGTCCGGTTTCATGACTTATCAGTTGATGGTTGCGTTCGATTTCATGTACATTTTGACTTTTTCCGATTTCGTGTCGAACAACTTGAGAAAAAAAGACAGAAAACGGATTCTTATGAAAGCCAATGGTCTTTTTTGCACCAGATAAAACGGTAAGCAATCCCGTTGATACAAAACGCTGCAGGTTGATCACCCGGTCATACGAACGCTTCCTGATCTCAAAAATCAATGCAAACAAATTGCGCAGCTTATTTTTCTTTTTATCCCATATCAATACTTCACGGATTTTGGGATGGTTAGCAAACACGGACTCGTTTCCTTTGCGCACCAAGACATCGACGGAATCTTCGGGGTATTTCTGCTTCCAGCTTTCGACAAGGGATGTACTGAGAATGACATCTCCCAGAAAAGCAGTCTGTATGATAAGTATGGATGCCATTTTTTTAGTTTCAAACCGCAACAATAATAAGCCATTTTAAGCTAGCTTTTTCAAAGGCTTTTTACCGATCTAACTTGTTTCAAAATTTATTAACAAAAGTATTCAACCAAATTGGTTATCAAGCGTTTACCCAATACATTGTTTATTTATACCTTTGAGAAAAATTTAAAGAAATGGAGCAGGTAGCCACCCACTTAAAATATCGCGTTAAAGACATTCAACTGGCCGATTGGGGCCGGAAAGAAATAGAATTGGCAGAAGCCGAAATGCCAGGTTTGATGGCATTGCGTTCTGAGTACGGGGCAAGCAAGCCTCTCCAAGGAGCCCGAATTGCCGGATGCCTTCACATGACCATTCAAACCGCAGTTTTAATCGAAACTTTGATTGAATTGGGCGCTGAAGTCAGCTGGTCTTCGTGCAATATTTTCTCAACGCAGGATCATGCTGCGGCAGCCATTGCTGCGAAAGGAATTCCGGTGTTTGCCTGGAAGGGTATGAACAACGAAGAATTCGACTGGTGTATCGAACAAACTTTGTTTGCCTTTAAAGATGGCAAACCCCTCAATATGATTCTCGATGACGGGGGTGATCTGACTAATATGGTCTTGGATCACTACCCGGAATTGGTCGGCGAGATTCGTGGCATTTCCGAAGAAACAACTACGGGTGTTATGCGCCTTTATGACCGCATGAAAAACGGAACGCTGCCCTTACCTTGTATAAACGTCAACGATTCCGTCACCAAGTCAAAATTTGACAATAAATACGGCTGTAAAGAATCCTGTGTGGATGCCATTCGTCGCGCCACCGACATCATGATGGCTGGAAAAGTTGCTATTGTCGCTGGATATGGCGATGTGGGCAAAGGATCGGCCGCATCTTTACGTGGGGCAGGTTGCCGGGTGATCGTAACAGAAATCGATCCGATCTGCGCTTTACAGGCTGCGATGGACGGCTTCCAGGTTTTAAAAATGGAAACGGCCATCCCGCTGGCCAATATTGTAGTTACCGCTACGGGCAATTGTGATATCCTTACGGAGAAACATTTTCGCAAGATGAAAGACAAAACCATCGTCTGCAACATCGGGCATTTCGATAACGAGATCGACGTAGCCTGGCTGAATCAGAATTATGGAGATTCAAAAGTTGAAATCAAACCGCAGGTAGATAAATACAACGTAGATGGAAAAGACATTCTGTTGCTTGCAGAAGGTCGTCTGGTCAATCTGGGATGTGCCACCGGCCACCCATCGTTTGTGATGAGCAATTCTTTCACCAACCAGTGTCTTGCACAACTCGAATTGTGGAACCATTCCACCAAATACGAAAACAAAGTGTATACTCTTCCAAAAAGCCTGGACGAGCAGGTAGCCCGTTTGCACCTGGCTAAGATCGGCGTCGAACTGGAAGAGCTCAACGACAAGCAAGCCGGGTACATTGGCGTACACAAGGATGGTCCATATAAAACAGAGCACTACAGGTACTAATATTTGCCTGATTCTTAGATTTTCGGTGTTGTTCTGAACATCAGCCATGTTCCATTTGCTATCATTTGGAATCATAGAAATAAATATTTCGAATAATGAAATTGATCCCTTCTCCGCGTCATCCCGATAAATTCTTAACTGCTTCTCCACAGATGTGGAGAAGGGCTGGGCATGAGGTCCGCACTCCTGATCCCTCATTATGATGGAGAGGGGATTTGTAAAGGAAAGTTTTTCGCATATTGAAATAGCTCCCTTCTCCACAGATGTGGAGAAGGGCTGGGGATGAAGTCCGCACCCCTGATCCCAGGGGAGGGGGATGAAGTCCGCACCCCTGATCCCTCATTATGATGGAGAGGGGATTTGTAAAGGAAAGTTTTTCGCATATTGAAATAGCTCCCTTCTCCACTGGCGTGGAGAAGGGCTGGGGATGAGGCAAAGACAACGCAATGTTGGTGTACTCCTTAAAGATTTAACAACACTGATCATTTACTGCCCAAATAACCAAGCTGATCCAATGAATCGGTAGATGTTTTTTATGCAATTTGTCTAAATTTGGACTTAGAAACCAAATTTAGACAAATTAAGCAGGCATTAAAAAGTGCTAATAATTCTGATTCGATAAGCCATGACCTTGATCATTGGATTCCTTTAAAACACTTGTTGATTTGAAAAACAATGTATTCTTTTCAAATGCGCTTCAACTCAAATTCATAGTTTATCTGACTTTATTTCAAGTCAATAATGTTGATTGTCAGAATAAGTTTGATGACTTTTTAACACCTTCAGTCACATTCAATTCCAACCGGGCATTCCTGGCAGGAGGATTTGCTACGGCAACGTATGCAGCATTTTCCCTGAGTTTATACCATGCCTGGTACAGCAAAAACGGTTTAGGCAAATTCCACTATTTCAACGATCACCGGGAGTGGTTGCAGGTAGATAAAACCGCTCATGTGTTCAACGCCTATTTTCAGTCAGCTTATGTTTACCGGGCTGCGCGCTGGTGTGGTTACAATGAAAATCATGCGCTGATCTGGAGCACTTCAATGTCCCTGTTATTTCAATCCACCATAGAAGTCATGGATGGATTCAGCAAGGATTATGGATTCAGTTGGCCGGACATGGCAGCGAATTTTGCTGGAGCCGGTTTTTTTACAGCGCAGCAGTTGCTTTGGTCTGAGCAAAAGATAAAGATCAAAATTTCTTCCTGGCCGCAGAAGTATTCCGATGACCCAATAAAGTTGGAACCCGGTTATAGTTTCAAAGACCGTGCTTTAGAACTTTTTGGTAACGGATATTTCAACAGTGCTTTAAAGGATTACAATGCACAAACGTTTTGGTTGTCCTGGAGTCCGGAGAATCTGCTCAACAAGCAATGGACTGCATGGCCCGATTGGTTAAACATATCTTTGGGTTATGGTGCCAACGGACTTTATGGTGGATTTAAGAATTATTGGGTAAAAAACAACATCCATTACGATCTTGAACATATACCCAGAGAAAGGCAATATTATTTGTCGCTCGATATCGATTTCACAAAAATCAAAACCAACAATGCCTTTTTGAAAACGATTTTTCATCTGGTTAACATTATAAAAATTCCTGCACCTGCGTTGGAATACAACAGCAGTGGAAAATGGAAGGGGCATTGGGTGTTTTTTTAAAATACTTTAGTGAGAAATTTCGCAAGACTCAAAATGATATGATCATCACTTAATCAATTGGATCCAATTGGAATAAGTTTTACCCCTATCTATGAATTTCAAGATGTATAAACCGTTGTTTAAGTCGTTTAAATCGATCATCATTTCAGGAGTGGTTAACTTTTTTAGTCTTTTTAACTCACGTCCATTTATATCGTAAACACAAATTAAAATTTCATAGTTCTGAAAGTTATCTGAAAAGTTAGTATTAAAGATCCCTGAGCTGGGATTGGGATATATGAAATATAATTTCTCATCGATTTCTAAATTAGATAACAAGATATTTCCGTTACAATCAAGTACCGTATAAAATCCCTGATGCAACCCATTCTTGAAGTAGTCAAAAATACTTCCTGAGATCAATAATTTGCAAGAATCAAAATAGATGATATCCAATGCTCTGAAGTAATAGTCTCCACCATATCGCTTCCTCCAAATTTCATTTATACCGTTAAATTTGGAAACGTTAAAATAACTAGGAGAACTCACTTTAAAAGTACCTAATTCTTCCCCTTCATTTACAACGGTATAATAGTATCCATTTTCTCCAGGTGTAAGTGAAGGGTCCAATTTCATTATATTATCAGGATTTGAATTAATGGAAAAAGAATCCATATAAATGGAATCGGCTTTGTATTTGATACTATATGTTAATAGTTCAAAGAAATTAGGAATATTGTACGGTACTGCGTCTACAGCATAAATTGTTGTGGAATCGTGAACAAACAATTCAGGTCTGTTGGCAGTAACATTGCCATTAATTATGGGATCAAATAATTTCAACGAATTTCGGAATACAATATTCAAATTTGTGTCAACAATAGAAACTAATTGATTTGCACCAGTAATTATAAATCTGTTCTCAGAAATTGGAACAACCTGATGAATCCACCTGTGATGAAATAGCAATGGAGCGGGTTCTGTTAAAGGGCCACGATCAATCTCAATTGGATTAGCTATATTTCCAGAATCATCTATTTTTAACAATAAAATCTTAATTACTGGCAAACCTCCTTTGATGAAATTTATACACATGTAATTAGTTTTTTGATGTTTAAATGCCTTTGTATGGTAATAGCCATCCAATGGTCCTGAAATATTCAAACTATCAATGTAGGTGACTTGTTTAGTTATTCGACTTATGGAGATTGAAAAAATCTTGTAATTATTTTCAATTTCTTTAATTACGAGTGCGGTTGATTCATTTCCATTTGTTGATAGGATGCCTAGTGGATAAGTATTCTCAGTAAATAGCCAACTAAATCCGATCTCTTCCAAATTCCAATTTCCCATAGGTCTGATTGAACCAATAGAAAAAATGGAATTAAGAAAGACTTCTCCATTCAGAAAATAACTGCGATGAAAATAGTTATCGAAACTATCTCCAGAAACATTTAATCTCAGATCTTGGGCGAGAGTAAGCCAGGGAAATATAAAGGAATAAATTAAATTTATTGTCTTCATAGATTAATTGATTTTAAAACCAGTGCACGTCAGTTGTGTGCACTGGTAGTTAATTTTTGTTCATTCATTGTTATCGTAAACCGGAATTCCAACCTTATAGTAAAAATACCAATAATAGTTATAATATGGATAACTTGGAAAGAAATTATAGCTAGCAATATTAAAACCAATTCTCATGTAACCTTGTGGCAGATAAGAATCCTCAATTTCTTCGAGAACATCAAGATAGTCTTGTTGGTCTTGTGCTGTTAAACAAAGTGGTTTGCTATTTTCACAGTCTTGTTTATAATGCCAAAAGTCAACATCAGAAACTTCAATTAAGCCAAATGCCCAATCATCATAAACGTCGTTATAACAACTACCAATAACTCCAAATTCTTTAATATTTTTAAAGTAAAGGAGATTATTGGGTTGCGCTATGTTCATAAATGATCTAGCAACCCTGCCACAACCTCCACCTCCTAGGTCAGTTGAACCATTGCACCAATTTCCTGGAATGATGGCCCCGTTATTTTTTAAGCCACCATTTGGTCGCAATGAATCCTGAAATCCGAATGAAAGTTCGCTAGTGACATTAGACATTACTTCCACAAGGTTATTTCTTAAATTTAAATCAATCACTTTAGGATCTGCTCCTTCATCAATAATCTCCTGGACCATACTGTCTATTCGAGATTGTTCCGTGGTTGAAATAATACCATTTGTGTGGGTGAAACTGAATGTGTCTACCTGAGGTATTGAAACAACGGTTGTGAATGTCAAGTTTTTTTAGTTAAAAGTGAAGAAAATCAGGGTTTACCCTGAGGGTTATGGGAGGGTATTGTATTTTAAAAAATGAAAATGGGAAAAGGCCGAAGGCACTCTTCCGTATCTCTCTATGGCCAATTTGGAATTGCGTTTGTTACATATGAACTTATTTCAAAATGGTCATAAAATCCCTAACGAACGTTCGTATCTTATAACATTTTTTATGTATAATGTTACGCGAAATATTGATCTCAGACCAAAATTAAAGTTGGTTTGATTTGAAGCAAAAACATTTTGGCTTCCGGTGTTTAATTTTTCATTTATATCTTCAAAAAAATCAATTGTTGTGAACCAGGCGAGCTGTGGATAGACAGCATGTAGAGACCGGAGATCAGGTGACTGACATCAACATCCAAAATATTATGGTTTTCAGCAGGTAAAATATTTTTCATGACCAGACGACCATGAAGGTCTCTGATCTCCATGACTTGTTCAGTAGGAACAGCAAATTGGAATTGAATGAAAAGTTTATCTGAAACCGGATTGGGATGGACATGGACTCTTTGATTTTTATTTTCAATGGTCTTGCTTATTATGATAGGCAGACAATAAGAAGTATCTGTACAAGGAGGCGTGGTGATAATCACCGCATAGCTGCCATCTTTATTGGGAATAAATATTTTATCAGTTGCACCTGGTATGACTGCGAACTGATCATTGCAATCTACCCATTGATATGTAGCCACACTATCCAGAGCAATGAGCGAATTTGCCAGTTTAGTGATATTGGTATCCATTGCAATGATGTCCAGATCAAGTTCGATCAGACTGTCGCAAGCCTGGCGATTGCGCAATTTGATAAAATACTTACCGCCTTCTGTATAGACCTTATCATTAAATCCGAATGTTCTGCAAGCCGTAGTTTGAATGACTGTGTCACTGCTGTGGCGAATGCTTAGATTGAGGATTACCATACTGTCGCAACCATTTGCAGATTGAAAGTGGTTTATGAAAATTCCGTTTTCCCGGTACACCAAACCATTCCAGTTCAAACTATCGCAGACATTTAAGTTTTGCATGGTGAACACGGTATCCCTGACGTTCAAATCGAGAATGGAAATAATGCTGTCACATCCGTTGGCATTGTATGAAGTATGCACATATCTTCCCTGAAGGGTCAACAGGGTATCAAAAAACCGGTAAGCATTGCCATTGCAAACGGAAGCTGATATGAGTTCTGTTTTTGGAATGTCAGTAGTATGGAAATAATTATCCGTGTAATCGCATTCAACAGCCGAAAAGTCTTTAGGATCGAGCATGCCATTGGTATTGCGACTTGTATTTACTACCATGTGCAGATCATGGATTGATGATGCCTTGAATGTAAACTGTTCACCGACCAAACTATCTCCGGGATTTAATGGAATTTTTGTGTAATAGATTCCCAGCAAACTACCAGATAATGAAGGATCGCCATTGTAAAATGCAATGGGTAGATTGGAATTTACCCCTGAGGATGCATTCTTGTTGTTAAAAACATCAAATTCTACAGTATATTCTTCCAGCACTGGATCATAATGAATGCAATTGATTTTACCCCACACACTTGCAGCGGCGACTTTATACATACCGTTGCTGTCGAGCAGGGATTCCTGTTGTAGAAAATTATTATACTTCCCGTTTTTGTATGTTGCATGATTTTTAACAATCGTTGGTACCGTAAGATCATCGTTTATAAACAGTGGATTGTAGGCATACTGATTCCACACGCTTCGTGCTGGTGCCCAGCCCGGCAGGCTGTCGGGAGAGCCAAAAGCAGTGAGATAGCCTTGCGTTATATTCTGTGGCCAGGGTCCTATGCCTCCGCATACGGTACAAATTTGTGCATTACCTTTTTTGCCAATATCTGCAATTATAGGGTATTCTCCATATGTTCCTGCTATACATCTTATACTATCAATGATTTGTGGCGGATTCACACTTCCATCAATGATTAATAGATTAAAATGATCCCGATAAATAATTTCTTGGATACCATCTCCATTCAGATCAAAAGTTGTTATTCCTGTTGATGCTCCAGTATCCTGAACTACTAATGACCACTTTAACTTAAAGATGAATGTACCATCGTATTCAAAATTGTGTATTGACTTGTGTTTGCTCACTAAAATATTGGGAATACCATTTCCGTCAATATCAGAGATAGTAGGACAACTGTTAGGGTTATCAATTCCTGGAATGAAATTTTGTGCCAGCAAAATGGGAACATCATTATTAAGAGTGTATGAATAAATTTTTGATTTAGTATCTCGGTTTCCATAAGTGACGATCACATCTAATTTTCCGTCTCTATTTATATCTGCTACAGCTGTTTTGCCATCAAAAAAACTTCCATCTATTTTTATGTTAATGGGAATCATTTGATTACCAGCCATGCCATTTGGATTTGTGATTATAATTTTATATATACTATACCCTGCCGCTAGTTCCAAATCATTAGGATTATCATCAAGCTGAGCTGCAACACTTACTGAATTTGTAATGTAACCTTCATCATGCTCGCCCTCTCCATTTGAACCACCATGCAACAATAATTTTCCGGTTTGTCCATTAAATATCCGGTTGTTGCAATATATCTCAGTCTTGCCATCTTGATTAAAGTCCGCGACAGCCAATTGTGGTATCCAATCAATATCATAATCAGTATTATAAATGTATTTATCAGATATCCATTTCAACTTTCCTGTGTAATCATAACACAATAAACTATTCTTGTAAGGAAATTTACCATCAACTATTGAGGAAATTATAATATCATTGATTCCATCGTTATCAACATCTGCAATGACAGGAGTTAAATCAGATTGAAATGCCTCACAATAAAATTTGGCATTTAGGCTTCCGTCTCTCCCACTATAAAAATGTGTAACTGCTGTATCAGGTTTAAAAATATCTAATGATTTAATACCTCTCATAAGTATTTCTGGAATGCAATCTCCATCGATGTCCGCTAACAGTGGAACTTGACGTGTTGAGCCCAATTCTTTAGATTCCCATTTTTTTTCAATGCGAATGGGTGGTTTAATATATTTTTTTAGAATATAACATTTGCTTGTATCCGAAAGGTCATAGCTGCAAAGACTTTCTTGACCATGATTGGAGATTGGAATACATAAAATACTAAATGCAAACAATAAATATTTATTGGAAATCATAGTTGTCTATTAAATAAAGAAGGGCAAGTTCAAAATGTAACTTGCCCTACCATTGAATTAAGGTTTAATAAATTTTAAGACTGCAACTTCACCTAAAGCATTTTTATATCTTAAAAGATACAAGCCGGCAGGTATTGAACATTTTATGACATGTTCAGGACCTATGAAGTTTTCTGATAAAATGCGTTTTCCGGAAGCGTTGAAGATCTCGAATTCCGTTTTTTCCATAGAGGAACCAATGATCCATTCATCCGATGTGACGGGATTGGGATATACTTCTACTTCCTTTAAAAACTTAGACTGTGATTTCGAAGTGTTGCCTCCAAATTCTTCTCTTGTTAAGCAGTCTTCAGGTTTTCGAATTTTGAACACTTTGTAACAGCCTGTGTTTGGACATTCACAAGTATAAGGAATGACTTCACCACAGGAATATATCATGAAAATTCGCTCTGGTTCAAAAAAAGGACCCAAAGGATTACTAAATGGACCTTCTACGAGGTTCAAATTGCCAGGTAGAAAACTCTTATAACAAGGATAGGGGGCATCGCTTACATTAAATTCTACGGTATAAGAATAATTGCCATTGCCATTATCGATACAGTGAAGGCCATCAAAATATGCTTCAAGATCGCAATTTTTATAATTGCCGTTGTTGCAGGGCTTTGGAGGGCAAATATCAAATTGCCCACCACAAATGGGATTACCAGGACAATATGGCACATAGCCAATACTTAAGGATATGCAATCTTGATTACTTACTTGACCGCCTGAAATAGAATAAGTGTAGTTAAATTGGTATTCATCCTGCCCGATTAGCCAACAATCCCCAACAGGCGGAACAGGTCCCGGGACAAAGATATCATAAGACCAGGTTCCCGTAGCCGAATCACATTGAATATTGCTGATCTTGACTTTAGAAAGTGCCGAACAACCGGAGCAGTAATCAGGTGGTATGATCTGGAAAGTATCGGGGCAACCCCCATAAAATAAAGTCAACACCCAACTTCCTTCCTGAATTAAGAAAGGTCCAAGGTTGTAAGTTCCATTCCCATAACCATCGGTTTTTAAGAAATAACGTCCGGATTCATCCGGATAAGGATCATCCATAGCTCTTTCTAATCTCCAATGTCTGTTGTCTGCATTGGAAATGGTGAAGCTCACATAATAGTAATCATCAGAAAACACATTGTTGGTGGGATGATTTCGGTTACAATCGCCAATAATGATGTCCACTTCCGGAATGCCAAAATCATTCTCACAGATCTCCACTGCATTGGTAGGTACATCCGGAAGAAAGTTGCCGGAATTATTTTTAAATTTAAGATAGGCGATGACATCGCGACAAGTAGCGTTTGGACTTTGAAAATCAGATTTGACGATTCTAAAGGAAAATGTTTTGCTAATTGTGTCTATGTTCATCCCGTAAATATTAAATCCAGGAACCAAAATGGAATCCAATATGGTATACCCTTCTATCGTCGGTGTGGTATACCTTCCTTTAATGGTGATGGAATCGCCGTCACAGGACACAATAATATAAGGTTTTTTGTCGAGAGTACCGGAACCATAACTGCTGTTGTCGCATTCTTCGCAGATGCCGTCGATGTAGACGTAGCCAAAATGTTGGCCTGGGGCGCAATCAGCGGCAGTTATTTCTAATGTGGCTATTTCTCCCACCTTATCTTTTGGAATCAAAATTCTGTGGCATGCCCAATCTGTATATTTCAAAGTGTCTGATTCTCCATAACAAAGAGAATCAAAAGGATTACAACCTGAAATAAGGTCTCTTGGTTTTTCTTTAGCTTGGAAGCTAATTCCATCGAAGCACAAATCATCGCTCACTGCGAGATCGCATCGAATGCTAAAAAAAGGTTGTTGGTCGATATGTTCGTTGGGGTTTTCCAAAACCGCAGAATACCAAACGGTGAAATCTCGATTTTCCTCTGTCACCAGAAATCTTTTCTTAATTCTGTTTATTTCTCCAAAGTGGCTACAATCACCATTGTGGCTGCAGAAGCTGTTTAGCAATAGAGATTTGGAACCAAAAACTGTTCTACTAACATTTACAACCGGATCTACCCCTCCGTTTACTATCTCAAATCTATGTAAAGCCGGCATAGACCATATCGAAAAAGTTACCGGATTGCCATTTCTTAATGGTGTACAAGACGAACTACCAGTTCCATCATTATAAAAACTAGCCCGAAATCCAAAATAATATAAAAACCCATTCTCAAACCCACCATTATCACAGACCAAAGTGTCTTGACTTTTCGATATTCCAGGCAGGGCAATCATTAAAAGTAAAAGAAGTTGTTTAAGGTAAACTACGCATGATTTCGTAGATGGGGGGGGTAGAAGTAAACCTACCAAAGGACATAGTCTTTACCATGGTAGTGGTTTTAGTGGCTAAACAATATGCGAATATAATACATGCCAGGGAGCTTGTCAAGTTTTTTTAGTTAAATGTGTTGAAAATCAGGGTTTACCCTGAGGCTTATGGGGGGGTATTGCATTTTCTCAAAACGTATTTTACACTTCCGAGCTGCGCTGGTGAATATTGTCAATTCATTATTTATTATCTTATACCGGGATTCTAACTTTCCAATTTTTTTGTATTTTAGCATGGCCATAGCGGCATTTATGTACTAGGTATTTTTATTTATTTATAATACTGAGCTATGAAACACAACATTATTTTGTCTGCCCTTTTCATAAGCTTGTTATTCCAGTTTTCCTTTTCACAAACTCACTGGCAGCGTCTGGATAATGAATTAAGTTTTATTCCGGAGGAAATTCAAATCGCTGCAAATGGGGATAAATACATTTCTGTGCTTGGAAGGAAAACCATACTTCAAAAGAAGCAGGG includes:
- a CDS encoding T9SS type A sorting domain-containing protein produces the protein MISNKYLLFAFSILCIPISNHGQESLCSYDLSDTSKCYILKKYIKPPIRIEKKWESKELGSTRQVPLLADIDGDCIPEILMRGIKSLDIFKPDTAVTHFYSGRDGSLNAKFYCEAFQSDLTPVIADVDNDGINDIIISSIVDGKFPYKNSLLCYDYTGKLKWISDKYIYNTDYDIDWIPQLAVADFNQDGKTEIYCNNRIFNGQTGKLLLHGGSNGEGEHDEGYITNSVSVAAQLDDNPNDLELAAGYSIYKIIITNPNGMAGNQMIPINIKIDGSFFDGKTAVADINRDGKLDVIVTYGNRDTKSKIYSYTLNNDVPILLAQNFIPGIDNPNSCPTISDIDGNGIPNILVSKHKSIHNFEYDGTFIFKLKWSLVVQDTGASTGITTFDLNGDGIQEIIYRDHFNLLIIDGSVNPPQIIDSIRCIAGTYGEYPIIADIGKKGNAQICTVCGGIGPWPQNITQGYLTAFGSPDSLPGWAPARSVWNQYAYNPLFINDDLTVPTIVKNHATYKNGKYNNFLQQESLLDSNGMYKVAAASVWGKINCIHYDPVLEEYTVEFDVFNNKNASSGVNSNLPIAFYNGDPSLSGSLLGIYYTKIPLNPGDSLVGEQFTFKASSIHDLHMVVNTSRNTNGMLDPKDFSAVECDYTDNYFHTTDIPKTELISASVCNGNAYRFFDTLLTLQGRYVHTSYNANGCDSIISILDLNVRDTVFTMQNLNVCDSLNWNGLVYRENGIFINHFQSANGCDSMVILNLSIRHSSDTVIQTTACRTFGFNDKVYTEGGKYFIKLRNRQACDSLIELDLDIIAMDTNITKLANSLIALDSVATYQWVDCNDQFAVIPGATDKIFIPNKDGSYAVIITTPPCTDTSYCLPIIISKTIENKNQRVHVHPNPVSDKLFIQFQFAVPTEQVMEIRDLHGRLVMKNILPAENHNILDVDVSHLISGLYMLSIHSSPGSQQLIFLKI
- a CDS encoding T9SS type A sorting domain-containing protein, producing the protein MIALPGISKSQDTLVCDNGGFENGFLYYFGFRASFYNDGTGSSSCTPLRNGNPVTFSIWSMPALHRFEIVNGGVDPVVNVSRTVFGSKSLLLNSFCSHNGDCSHFGEINRIKKRFLVTEENRDFTVWYSAVLENPNEHIDQQPFFSIRCDLAVSDDLCFDGISFQAKEKPRDLISGCNPFDSLCYGESDTLKYTDWACHRILIPKDKVGEIATLEITAADCAPGQHFGYVYIDGICEECDNSSYGSGTLDKKPYIIVSCDGDSITIKGRYTTPTIEGYTILDSILVPGFNIYGMNIDTISKTFSFRIVKSDFQSPNATCRDVIAYLKFKNNSGNFLPDVPTNAVEICENDFGIPEVDIIIGDCNRNHPTNNVFSDDYYYVSFTISNADNRHWRLERAMDDPYPDESGRYFLKTDGYGNGTYNLGPFLIQEGSWVLTLFYGGCPDTFQIIPPDYCSGCSALSKVKISNIQCDSATGTWSYDIFVPGPVPPVGDCWLIGQDEYQFNYTYSISGGQVSNQDCISLSIGYVPYCPGNPICGGQFDICPPKPCNNGNYKNCDLEAYFDGLHCIDNGNGNYSYTVEFNVSDAPYPCYKSFLPGNLNLVEGPFSNPLGPFFEPERIFMIYSCGEVIPYTCECPNTGCYKVFKIRKPEDCLTREEFGGNTSKSQSKFLKEVEVYPNPVTSDEWIIGSSMEKTEFEIFNASGKRILSENFIGPEHVIKCSIPAGLYLLRYKNALGEVAVLKFIKP
- a CDS encoding adenosylhomocysteinase, with amino-acid sequence MEQVATHLKYRVKDIQLADWGRKEIELAEAEMPGLMALRSEYGASKPLQGARIAGCLHMTIQTAVLIETLIELGAEVSWSSCNIFSTQDHAAAAIAAKGIPVFAWKGMNNEEFDWCIEQTLFAFKDGKPLNMILDDGGDLTNMVLDHYPELVGEIRGISEETTTGVMRLYDRMKNGTLPLPCINVNDSVTKSKFDNKYGCKESCVDAIRRATDIMMAGKVAIVAGYGDVGKGSAASLRGAGCRVIVTEIDPICALQAAMDGFQVLKMETAIPLANIVVTATGNCDILTEKHFRKMKDKTIVCNIGHFDNEIDVAWLNQNYGDSKVEIKPQVDKYNVDGKDILLLAEGRLVNLGCATGHPSFVMSNSFTNQCLAQLELWNHSTKYENKVYTLPKSLDEQVARLHLAKIGVELEELNDKQAGYIGVHKDGPYKTEHYRY
- a CDS encoding T9SS type A sorting domain-containing protein, encoding MKTINLIYSFIFPWLTLAQDLRLNVSGDSFDNYFHRSYFLNGEVFLNSIFSIGSIRPMGNWNLEEIGFSWLFTENTYPLGILSTNGNESTALVIKEIENNYKIFSISISRITKQVTYIDSLNISGPLDGYYHTKAFKHQKTNYMCINFIKGGLPVIKILLLKIDDSGNIANPIEIDRGPLTEPAPLLFHHRWIHQVVPISENRFIITGANQLVSIVDTNLNIVFRNSLKLFDPIINGNVTANRPELFVHDSTTIYAVDAVPYNIPNFFELLTYSIKYKADSIYMDSFSINSNPDNIMKLDPSLTPGENGYYYTVVNEGEELGTFKVSSPSYFNVSKFNGINEIWRKRYGGDYYFRALDIIYFDSCKLLISGSIFDYFKNGLHQGFYTVLDCNGNILLSNLEIDEKLYFIYPNPSSGIFNTNFSDNFQNYEILICVYDINGRELKRLKKLTTPEMMIDLNDLNNGLYILKFIDRGKTYSNWIQLIK
- a CDS encoding DUF2279 domain-containing protein, yielding MKNNVFFSNALQLKFIVYLTLFQVNNVDCQNKFDDFLTPSVTFNSNRAFLAGGFATATYAAFSLSLYHAWYSKNGLGKFHYFNDHREWLQVDKTAHVFNAYFQSAYVYRAARWCGYNENHALIWSTSMSLLFQSTIEVMDGFSKDYGFSWPDMAANFAGAGFFTAQQLLWSEQKIKIKISSWPQKYSDDPIKLEPGYSFKDRALELFGNGYFNSALKDYNAQTFWLSWSPENLLNKQWTAWPDWLNISLGYGANGLYGGFKNYWVKNNIHYDLEHIPRERQYYLSLDIDFTKIKTNNAFLKTIFHLVNIIKIPAPALEYNSSGKWKGHWVFF
- a CDS encoding glycosyltransferase family 9 protein → MASILIIQTAFLGDVILSTSLVESWKQKYPEDSVDVLVRKGNESVFANHPKIREVLIWDKKKNKLRNLFALIFEIRKRSYDRVINLQRFVSTGLLTVLSGAKKTIGFHKNPFSVFFSQVVRHEIGKSQNVHEIERNHQLISHETGLKPALPKMYVPDLQTFVSLVTINGPYITVSPASVWFTKQLPAEIWIHFLSQLPDHLQIFLLGGPDDKILCNDISRQVLQKKPSTSVQNLSGLLGIPQSAALMKHALMNYVNDSAPLHMASAVNAPVCAVFCSTIPEFGFGPLSDHAHIVQNTLNLKCRPCGLHGKKACPEGHFKCAKDIRDEQLLEVLNA